Proteins from a genomic interval of Daphnia pulex isolate KAP4 chromosome 4, ASM2113471v1:
- the LOC124191930 gene encoding WD repeat-containing protein 7-like isoform X3 — protein MAGPTSPHLVIPLMLWGESSPSHCISAIQISHDHCTLVTGSHDGQLCVWVMDPNTYKATPKCLLVGHTASIVCLVAAKNTLEMECIVSSSENGEMCTWDLIDGQCIESVKLPQIHSHIQSYSFGGTEDASLFCIGNYPEILVIDPFTLEIIMNLTSRVHPDWMAAIHVLRPTRRQDDVVLGLTTSGVVKVWTVGAQDLNNLGEPVLEHESKQIRCLSATSMTCCLYNQRTVIIVSPKYWQIYDAGDFSLLCSMASRQGESWVGGDFLATDRVIVWNNAGTGFIYRLPTNKLKGHVMRCVVESKDFHNKSSEEDFPFLYCVLKLADEQKFPCPPSIRCSLVVKGDGRLVKLLLRGDANGRVSVFSIPEVTDNQLEQIQQLDFDNPPIMNPQSCSSLADAWDAIYPKPVGVLSHVDNNISVTASLYITTQNRLVCGRADGSIVLVNGLATLKSLLLQQSQNDLQNMLTLEGHTSRVTCLLYPYQLHTRYDPVQLVSGGADFTLCLWDISSGTLLQKFCVQVGEIAQLLVPPANSSPRILQCICSVAKDHSVSLISLKERKCVLLASRHLFPVTCIKWRPLDDFMMVACSDGTLYVWQMETGQLDRVVHGMSAEEILNACDESVSIVPSFQEGGLANPAVHFFRGLKHRNISAIRHAALRGLNQLQHASASGHHDSGDHAKDRGVPLTIQGLRSNASEKEFHAVFFDAEALVVQLLHEEYSLMSPNTLETHGLINQSEYQKVAALTHSASPDAQKKIAGILAKVRESAENMQHKIQSRSDAGASVRSSERGAEDDGLSNNENVRQRQIPHTLPNDWSLTMEIAQLLLSLLHGWTLDKDLDHACQNRLGLAKPKSPVCFGLISRSGHMMLMLPTWPAGEPVDHFTSFGHWAISSTLTTNHLLAIVALSNTLMSMNSAAFTDGKIIRQFPPREIARSSEDRKGEESSMVLDVQTKQGWSLMATLHCVLLPDKVQELQLLHNSSVLEVFRKAQIEMLARRWQDRCLEIREAAQALLLAELERVGVDGRKSLVDKWATFLPTYADPFTIIGSSLSVGSNAANLTGSGTQNLSIPSQQWGSDGSSPARPTGEYEAEEDHDDEDDGEDVALRRPNRSMELKRRQATSVVLLGVIGAEFGQDVGENKRTGEADPRKKKTVEGFGLGPNQNLARLTSKALTYLLLAPATPKLPLHTSLRRAAIDLIGRGFTVWEPHLDVSKVLLSMLELCCEGDKLIPSMSYGLPLSPAADSCRTSRHALTLIATARPAAFITTMAREVARYITLQQNAQALNVNLANTTLARAKPEILRVIELLIDKMQADISDLLVEVTDIVLHCVDHGHLKGRSLSEVFPSLCRFSQITHCSSSRRIAVGSRNGSLALYELRGQKCQYIQAHNAEITACAFSPDGKNLASYSSTENRLSFWQQSATGVFGLGAVQTRCVKTYTTDPVPQCVRPGSTIPLRMARLQWHSGKTVAIMLSDGSETRYHL, from the exons ATGGCTGGACCTACATCTCCTCATCTTGTCATTCCTTTGATGTtgtg GGGGGAATCATCTCCATCCCATTGCATTTCAGCAATCCAAATTTCACATGATCATTGTACTTTAGTAACCGGAAGTCATGATGGTCAACTGTGTGTTTGGGTTATGGATCCAAATACTTACAag GCCACCCCTAAATGTTTATTAGTGGGTCATACAGCTTCTATTGTGTGTCTTGTAGCAGCTAAGAACACCCTAGAAATGGAATGTATCGTCAGTTCATCAGAAAATGG AGAAATGTGTACATGGGATTTGATTGATGGTCAATGTATTGAATCAGTTAAGCTCCCCCAAATTCATTCTCACATACAG tCATATTCGTTTGGAGGGACTGAAGATGCGTCGCTGTTTTGCATTGGAAACTATCCAGAGATCCTTGTCATTGACCCGTTTACTTTAGAAATAATTATGAATCTGACTAGTCGCGTGCATCCTGATTGGATGGCAGCAATTCACGTTTTACGTCCAACACGGAGGCAAG ATGATGTGGTATTGGGATTAACCACTAGCGGCGTGGTCAAAGTCTGGACTGTAGGCGCACAAGATTTGAACAATTTAGGAGAACCCGTTCTGGAACATGAGAGCAAGCAAATTCGTTGTTTAAGTGCAACGTCTATGACGTGTTGTTTGTATAATCAAAGGACTGTTATCATTGTTAGTCCTAAATATTGGCAG ATTTACGATGCCGGCGATTTTTCGTTGCTGTGCTCCATGGCATCGAGGCAAGGCGAATCGTGGGTTGGTGGAGATTTCTTGGCTACCGATCGCGTTATCGTATGGAATAACGCAGGGACGGGATTCATCTATCGACTTCCAACAAA CAAACTGAAAGGACATGTCATGCG TTGTGTCGTGGAGAGCAAGGACTTCCACAATAAATCCTCAGAAGAAGATTTCCCTTTCCTCTACTGCGTTCTGAAATTGGCAGATGAGCAA aAATTCCCTTGCCCGCCTTCCATTCGCTGTAGTTTAGTTGTCAAGGGTGACGGCCGGCTGGTCAAACTTTTATTGCGAGGTGATGCAAACGGTCGTGTTTCCGTGTTCAGCATTCCAGAGGTTACGGACAATCAGTTGGAACAAATTCAACAACTTGATTTTGACAACCCGCCAA TTATGAATCCCCAGTCATGCAGTAGCCTTGCAGATGCATGGGACGCAATTTATCCGAAACCCGTTGGAGTACTAAGTCATGTG GACAACAATATCTCTGTCACAGCTAGTTTGTATATTACAACACAAAATCGTCTCGTGTGTGGCAGAGCAGATGGTTCTATTGTTCTTGTTAATGGCCTCGCAACACTCAAGTCGCTGCTTCTTCAGCAATCTCAGAATG aTTTACAAAATATGCTCACTCTTGAGGGACATACATCCAGAGTGACTTGCTTGTTGTATCCTTATCAATTACACACTCGCTACGATCCAGTTCAACTCGTATCGGGCGGGGCCGACTTCACTCTCTGCTTATGGGACATTTCTTCTGGAACACTACTGCAAAAATTCTGTGTCCAAGTTGGAGAAATAGCTCAGTTACTCGTACCTCCAGCTAATTCATCG CCGCGCATTTTGCAGTGCATCTGTAGCGTTGCCAAAGACCATTCCGTTTCTCTCATCAGTTTAAAGGAGCGCAAATGTGTTCTCCTCGCATCACGTCACCTATTTCCAGTGACGTGCATTAAATGGCGCCCGCTGGACGACTTTATGATGGTCGCTTGTTCCGATGGAACTCTTTATGTCTGGCAAATGGAGACTg GGCAGTTAGATCGAGTCGTCCATGGGATGTCTGCTGAAGAAATATTGAACGCATGTGATGAAAGCGTTTCTATCGTTCCTAGTTTTCAAGAAGGAGGGCTGGCCAATCCCGCTGTACATTTTTTCCGTGGGCTGAAGCATCGCAACATCTCTGCCATCCGACATGCCGCTCTt AGGGGACTCAATCAACTGCAGCACGCAAGTGCGTCAGGTCATCATGATTCTGGAGATCATGCCAAGGATCGAGGCGTTCCCTTGACCATCCAGGGACTTCGTTCAAACGCgagtgaaaaagaatttcacgcCGTTTTCTTCGATGCAGAAGCACTCGttg ttCAACTGTTGCACGAGGAGTATAGTTTGATGTCACCCAACACCCTGGAGACTCACGGTCTCATCAACCAAAGTGAATATCAAAAAGTTGCCGCTTTGACTCATTCGGCTTCACCAGATGCCCAAAAGAAAATCGCAG GCATTCTGGCAAAAGTGAGAGAAAGCGCGGAGAACATGCAACATAAAATCCAATCCAGAAGTGATGCTGGAGCCAGTGTTAGGTCTTCAGAGAGAG GAGCTGAAGACGACGGTCTTTCCAACAACGAAAATGTGCGTCAACGTCAAATTCCGCATACTTTGCCCAACGATTGGAGTTTGACAATGGAAATAGCccagcttcttctttcattaCTGCATGGATGGACATTGGACAAGGATCTGGATCATGCCTGCCAGAACAGATTAGGTCTCGCCAAACCCAAGAGCCCCGTATGCTTCGGACTTATTTCACGTTCTG GCCACATGATGCTTATGCTTCCTACATGGCCTGCCGGAGAGCCTGTAGATCATTTCACTTCATTTGGACATTGGGCGATATCGAGCACGTTAACCACCAACCATTTACTAGCTATTGTGGCGCTATCAAATACGCTTATGTCTATGAACAGTGCTGCATTCACCGACGGGAAAATCATCCGCCAATTTCCCCCAAG AGAAATCGCGAGGTCCAGCGAGGATAGAAAGGGAGAGGAATCTTCCATGGTCCTTGATGTGCAAACCAAGCAGGGATGGAGCTTGATGGCAACTTTGCATTGTGTGCTGTTGCCCGACAAAGTTCAAGAGCTCCAACTGCTGCACAATTCTTCGGTCTTGGAAGTATTTAGAAAGGCTCAGATAGAAATGCTTGCGCGTCGTTGGCAAGACCGTTGTTTAGAG ATTCGAGAAGCAGCACAAGCTCTTCTCCTTGCCGAGTTGGAGCGAGTGGGAGTGGATGGGAGAAAATCCTTGGTGGATAAGTGGGCCACTTTTCTGCCCACATATGCAGATCCCTTCACTATAATCGGCTCTTCGCTGAGCGTCGGATCGAACGCAGCCAATCTCACGGGATCTGGAACGCAGAATCTTTCGATTCCTTCACAGCAGTGGGGAAGTGATGGAAGTTCACCAGCCCGTCCAACCGGAGAGTATGAGGCGGAAGAGGATcacgatgatgaagatgatggtgAAG ATGTCGCCCTTCGCCGACCCAATCGTTCCATGGAACTCAAGCGACGACAAGCGACCTCTGTAGTATTATTGGGTGTCATTGGAGCGGAATTTGGCCAAGACGTCGGCGAAAATAAGAGAACAGGCGAGGCAGATCCGCGCAAAAAGAAGACTGTCGAAGGTTTTGGCCTGGGACCGAATCAGAATCTTGCACGATTGACCA GCAAAGCACTGACTTATTTGTTGTTGGCGCCAGCGACACCCAAATTACCTTTGCATACTTCGTTACGACGAGCAGCCATCGATTTGATTGGACGTGGTTTCACCGTCTGGGAACCACATCTTGATGTCTCCAAAGTGCTCCTGTCCATGCTTGAACTTTGCTGTGAAGGAGATAAACTCATCCCGAG TATGAGCTACGGTCTTCCTTTGAGTCCAGCAGCCGACTCTTGCCGCACGTCACGGCATGCTCTAACACTGATAGCCACTGCACGACCCGCTGCATTCATCACAACTATGGCAAGAGAG GTTGCAAGATACATCACTTTACAGCAGAATGCCCAGGCATTAAATGTTAATCTCGCTAATACGACCCTAGCCAGAGCTAAACCAGAAATACTTCGAGTGATTGAATTGCTCATCGACAAAATGCAAGCTGACATTTCGGATCTGCTCGTAGAG GTCACCGACATCGTTTTACATTGCGTGGACCACGGGCATTTGAAAGGTCGGTCCCTTTCTGAAGTGTTTCCTTCCTTGTGTCGTTTCAGCCAGATCACTCATTGCTCTTCAAGTCGTCGAATAGCCGTCGGTTCTCGAAATGGATCTCTGGCTTTGTACGAACTCCGCGGGCAAAAGTGCCAG TACATTCAGGCACACAATGCCGAGATAACGGCTTGCGCCTTTTCGCCTGACGGGAAAAATTTAGCGTCGTACTCTAGCACAGAGAACAGGCTGTCGTTTTGGCAG CAATCGGCGACGGGTGTGTTTGGATTGGGAGCGGTTCAGACACGCTGTGTTAAAACATACACCACTGATCCCGTGCCGCAGTGTGTAAGACCTGGAAGTACGATACCGTTGAGAATGGCTCGTCTTCAGTGGCACAGTGGCAAAACAGTTGCTATCATGCTTTCTGATGGCTCCGAAACGCGTTACCATCTCTGA
- the LOC124191930 gene encoding WD repeat-containing protein 7-like isoform X4, with the protein MAGPTSPHLVIPLMLWGESSPSHCISAIQISHDHCTLVTGSHDGQLCVWVMDPNTYKATPKCLLVGHTASIVCLVAAKNTLEMECIVSSSENGEMCTWDLIDGQCIESVKLPQIHSHIQSYSFGGTEDASLFCIGNYPEILVIDPFTLEIIMNLTSRVHPDWMAAIHVLRPTRRQDDVVLGLTTSGVVKVWTVGAQDLNNLGEPVLEHESKQIRCLSATSMTCCLYNQRTVIIVSPKYWQIYDAGDFSLLCSMASRQGESWVGGDFLATDRVIVWNNAGTGFIYRLPTNCVVESKDFHNKSSEEDFPFLYCVLKLADEQKFPCPPSIRCSLVVKGDGRLVKLLLRGDANGRVSVFSIPEVTDNQLEQIQQLDFDNPPIMNPQSCSSLADAWDAIYPKPVGVLSHVDNNISVTASLYITTQNRLVCGRADGSIVLVNGLATLKSLLLQQSQNDLQNMLTLEGHTSRVTCLLYPYQLHTRYDPVQLVSGGADFTLCLWDISSGTLLQKFCVQVGEIAQLLVPPANSSPRILQCICSVAKDHSVSLISLKERKCVLLASRHLFPVTCIKWRPLDDFMMVACSDGTLYVWQMETGQLDRVVHGMSAEEILNACDESVSIVPSFQEGGLANPAVHFFRGLKHRNISAIRHAALRGLNQLQHASASGHHDSGDHAKDRGVPLTIQGLRSNASEKEFHAVFFDAEALVVQLLHEEYSLMSPNTLETHGLINQSEYQKVAALTHSASPDAQKKIAGILAKVRESAENMQHKIQSRSDAGASVRSSERGAEDDGLSNNENVRQRQIPHTLPNDWSLTMEIAQLLLSLLHGWTLDKDLDHACQNRLGLAKPKSPVCFGLISRSGHMMLMLPTWPAGEPVDHFTSFGHWAISSTLTTNHLLAIVALSNTLMSMNSAAFTDGKIIRQFPPREIARSSEDRKGEESSMVLDVQTKQGWSLMATLHCVLLPDKVQELQLLHNSSVLEVFRKAQIEMLARRWQDRCLEIREAAQALLLAELERVGVDGRKSLVDKWATFLPTYADPFTIIGSSLSVGSNAANLTGSGTQNLSIPSQQWGSDGSSPARPTGEYEAEEDHDDEDDGEDVALRRPNRSMELKRRQATSVVLLGVIGAEFGQDVGENKRTGEADPRKKKTVEGFGLGPNQNLARLTSKALTYLLLAPATPKLPLHTSLRRAAIDLIGRGFTVWEPHLDVSKVLLSMLELCCEGDKLIPSMSYGLPLSPAADSCRTSRHALTLIATARPAAFITTMAREVARYITLQQNAQALNVNLANTTLARAKPEILRVIELLIDKMQADISDLLVEVTDIVLHCVDHGHLKGRSLSEVFPSLCRFSQITHCSSSRRIAVGSRNGSLALYELRGQKCQYIQAHNAEITACAFSPDGKNLASYSSTENRLSFWQQSATGVFGLGAVQTRCVKTYTTDPVPQCVRPGSTIPLRMARLQWHSGKTVAIMLSDGSETRYHL; encoded by the exons ATGGCTGGACCTACATCTCCTCATCTTGTCATTCCTTTGATGTtgtg GGGGGAATCATCTCCATCCCATTGCATTTCAGCAATCCAAATTTCACATGATCATTGTACTTTAGTAACCGGAAGTCATGATGGTCAACTGTGTGTTTGGGTTATGGATCCAAATACTTACAag GCCACCCCTAAATGTTTATTAGTGGGTCATACAGCTTCTATTGTGTGTCTTGTAGCAGCTAAGAACACCCTAGAAATGGAATGTATCGTCAGTTCATCAGAAAATGG AGAAATGTGTACATGGGATTTGATTGATGGTCAATGTATTGAATCAGTTAAGCTCCCCCAAATTCATTCTCACATACAG tCATATTCGTTTGGAGGGACTGAAGATGCGTCGCTGTTTTGCATTGGAAACTATCCAGAGATCCTTGTCATTGACCCGTTTACTTTAGAAATAATTATGAATCTGACTAGTCGCGTGCATCCTGATTGGATGGCAGCAATTCACGTTTTACGTCCAACACGGAGGCAAG ATGATGTGGTATTGGGATTAACCACTAGCGGCGTGGTCAAAGTCTGGACTGTAGGCGCACAAGATTTGAACAATTTAGGAGAACCCGTTCTGGAACATGAGAGCAAGCAAATTCGTTGTTTAAGTGCAACGTCTATGACGTGTTGTTTGTATAATCAAAGGACTGTTATCATTGTTAGTCCTAAATATTGGCAG ATTTACGATGCCGGCGATTTTTCGTTGCTGTGCTCCATGGCATCGAGGCAAGGCGAATCGTGGGTTGGTGGAGATTTCTTGGCTACCGATCGCGTTATCGTATGGAATAACGCAGGGACGGGATTCATCTATCGACTTCCAACAAA TTGTGTCGTGGAGAGCAAGGACTTCCACAATAAATCCTCAGAAGAAGATTTCCCTTTCCTCTACTGCGTTCTGAAATTGGCAGATGAGCAA aAATTCCCTTGCCCGCCTTCCATTCGCTGTAGTTTAGTTGTCAAGGGTGACGGCCGGCTGGTCAAACTTTTATTGCGAGGTGATGCAAACGGTCGTGTTTCCGTGTTCAGCATTCCAGAGGTTACGGACAATCAGTTGGAACAAATTCAACAACTTGATTTTGACAACCCGCCAA TTATGAATCCCCAGTCATGCAGTAGCCTTGCAGATGCATGGGACGCAATTTATCCGAAACCCGTTGGAGTACTAAGTCATGTG GACAACAATATCTCTGTCACAGCTAGTTTGTATATTACAACACAAAATCGTCTCGTGTGTGGCAGAGCAGATGGTTCTATTGTTCTTGTTAATGGCCTCGCAACACTCAAGTCGCTGCTTCTTCAGCAATCTCAGAATG aTTTACAAAATATGCTCACTCTTGAGGGACATACATCCAGAGTGACTTGCTTGTTGTATCCTTATCAATTACACACTCGCTACGATCCAGTTCAACTCGTATCGGGCGGGGCCGACTTCACTCTCTGCTTATGGGACATTTCTTCTGGAACACTACTGCAAAAATTCTGTGTCCAAGTTGGAGAAATAGCTCAGTTACTCGTACCTCCAGCTAATTCATCG CCGCGCATTTTGCAGTGCATCTGTAGCGTTGCCAAAGACCATTCCGTTTCTCTCATCAGTTTAAAGGAGCGCAAATGTGTTCTCCTCGCATCACGTCACCTATTTCCAGTGACGTGCATTAAATGGCGCCCGCTGGACGACTTTATGATGGTCGCTTGTTCCGATGGAACTCTTTATGTCTGGCAAATGGAGACTg GGCAGTTAGATCGAGTCGTCCATGGGATGTCTGCTGAAGAAATATTGAACGCATGTGATGAAAGCGTTTCTATCGTTCCTAGTTTTCAAGAAGGAGGGCTGGCCAATCCCGCTGTACATTTTTTCCGTGGGCTGAAGCATCGCAACATCTCTGCCATCCGACATGCCGCTCTt AGGGGACTCAATCAACTGCAGCACGCAAGTGCGTCAGGTCATCATGATTCTGGAGATCATGCCAAGGATCGAGGCGTTCCCTTGACCATCCAGGGACTTCGTTCAAACGCgagtgaaaaagaatttcacgcCGTTTTCTTCGATGCAGAAGCACTCGttg ttCAACTGTTGCACGAGGAGTATAGTTTGATGTCACCCAACACCCTGGAGACTCACGGTCTCATCAACCAAAGTGAATATCAAAAAGTTGCCGCTTTGACTCATTCGGCTTCACCAGATGCCCAAAAGAAAATCGCAG GCATTCTGGCAAAAGTGAGAGAAAGCGCGGAGAACATGCAACATAAAATCCAATCCAGAAGTGATGCTGGAGCCAGTGTTAGGTCTTCAGAGAGAG GAGCTGAAGACGACGGTCTTTCCAACAACGAAAATGTGCGTCAACGTCAAATTCCGCATACTTTGCCCAACGATTGGAGTTTGACAATGGAAATAGCccagcttcttctttcattaCTGCATGGATGGACATTGGACAAGGATCTGGATCATGCCTGCCAGAACAGATTAGGTCTCGCCAAACCCAAGAGCCCCGTATGCTTCGGACTTATTTCACGTTCTG GCCACATGATGCTTATGCTTCCTACATGGCCTGCCGGAGAGCCTGTAGATCATTTCACTTCATTTGGACATTGGGCGATATCGAGCACGTTAACCACCAACCATTTACTAGCTATTGTGGCGCTATCAAATACGCTTATGTCTATGAACAGTGCTGCATTCACCGACGGGAAAATCATCCGCCAATTTCCCCCAAG AGAAATCGCGAGGTCCAGCGAGGATAGAAAGGGAGAGGAATCTTCCATGGTCCTTGATGTGCAAACCAAGCAGGGATGGAGCTTGATGGCAACTTTGCATTGTGTGCTGTTGCCCGACAAAGTTCAAGAGCTCCAACTGCTGCACAATTCTTCGGTCTTGGAAGTATTTAGAAAGGCTCAGATAGAAATGCTTGCGCGTCGTTGGCAAGACCGTTGTTTAGAG ATTCGAGAAGCAGCACAAGCTCTTCTCCTTGCCGAGTTGGAGCGAGTGGGAGTGGATGGGAGAAAATCCTTGGTGGATAAGTGGGCCACTTTTCTGCCCACATATGCAGATCCCTTCACTATAATCGGCTCTTCGCTGAGCGTCGGATCGAACGCAGCCAATCTCACGGGATCTGGAACGCAGAATCTTTCGATTCCTTCACAGCAGTGGGGAAGTGATGGAAGTTCACCAGCCCGTCCAACCGGAGAGTATGAGGCGGAAGAGGATcacgatgatgaagatgatggtgAAG ATGTCGCCCTTCGCCGACCCAATCGTTCCATGGAACTCAAGCGACGACAAGCGACCTCTGTAGTATTATTGGGTGTCATTGGAGCGGAATTTGGCCAAGACGTCGGCGAAAATAAGAGAACAGGCGAGGCAGATCCGCGCAAAAAGAAGACTGTCGAAGGTTTTGGCCTGGGACCGAATCAGAATCTTGCACGATTGACCA GCAAAGCACTGACTTATTTGTTGTTGGCGCCAGCGACACCCAAATTACCTTTGCATACTTCGTTACGACGAGCAGCCATCGATTTGATTGGACGTGGTTTCACCGTCTGGGAACCACATCTTGATGTCTCCAAAGTGCTCCTGTCCATGCTTGAACTTTGCTGTGAAGGAGATAAACTCATCCCGAG TATGAGCTACGGTCTTCCTTTGAGTCCAGCAGCCGACTCTTGCCGCACGTCACGGCATGCTCTAACACTGATAGCCACTGCACGACCCGCTGCATTCATCACAACTATGGCAAGAGAG GTTGCAAGATACATCACTTTACAGCAGAATGCCCAGGCATTAAATGTTAATCTCGCTAATACGACCCTAGCCAGAGCTAAACCAGAAATACTTCGAGTGATTGAATTGCTCATCGACAAAATGCAAGCTGACATTTCGGATCTGCTCGTAGAG GTCACCGACATCGTTTTACATTGCGTGGACCACGGGCATTTGAAAGGTCGGTCCCTTTCTGAAGTGTTTCCTTCCTTGTGTCGTTTCAGCCAGATCACTCATTGCTCTTCAAGTCGTCGAATAGCCGTCGGTTCTCGAAATGGATCTCTGGCTTTGTACGAACTCCGCGGGCAAAAGTGCCAG TACATTCAGGCACACAATGCCGAGATAACGGCTTGCGCCTTTTCGCCTGACGGGAAAAATTTAGCGTCGTACTCTAGCACAGAGAACAGGCTGTCGTTTTGGCAG CAATCGGCGACGGGTGTGTTTGGATTGGGAGCGGTTCAGACACGCTGTGTTAAAACATACACCACTGATCCCGTGCCGCAGTGTGTAAGACCTGGAAGTACGATACCGTTGAGAATGGCTCGTCTTCAGTGGCACAGTGGCAAAACAGTTGCTATCATGCTTTCTGATGGCTCCGAAACGCGTTACCATCTCTGA